In Mytilus edulis chromosome 7, xbMytEdul2.2, whole genome shotgun sequence, a single genomic region encodes these proteins:
- the LOC139483169 gene encoding uncharacterized protein, which produces MTRPIVCRFKNFKDRELVRSFARNLKDTKFGVNEQFPKEVNDRRKLLWPYYKEAKKQGQKTHFKRDKLYINSKEIGPPTDRHMETDKRQKETEGARQKEPSHRGPQQNNDRPRGAPRRRGKHS; this is translated from the coding sequence ATGACCAGACCAATAGTGTGcagatttaaaaatttcaaagatcgCGAATTGGTCAGATCTTTTGCGCGAAACCTTAAAGATACCAAATTTGGGGTGAATGAACAGTTCCCAAAAGAGGTTAATGACCGCCGCAAACTTCTCTGGCCATATTATAAGGAGGCAAAAAAACAAGGACAGAAGACGCACTTCAAACGAGACAAGCTGTATATTAACAGCAAAGAAATTGGACCACCTACCGATCGTCACATGGAAACagacaaaagacaaaaagaaacagAAGGCGCCCGACAGAAAGAACCATCCCACAGAGGTCCTCAACAGAACAACGACCGTCCCCGTGGAGCCCCTCGTAGACGCGGAAAACATAGCTAG